The Podarcis raffonei isolate rPodRaf1 chromosome Z, rPodRaf1.pri, whole genome shotgun sequence genome segment GACTGCAATCTAGATCATATCAAcaccatttaaaaaatcatttaaaagatCAACTCTCCATTCTTTGCAGCATTTTCTTCTGATATTTGTGGTGGTCTGTTTCTTCTCTCCCCTTGCAGGGTTATCAAACCTCCTGAATTTGCGAACTTGTCCTTGCTGGGCTTCGGCGACATTTTTGCCCTCCTGTTTGATAACCACTACCTGTACATAATGGACTTGAGGACAGAGAAACTGATCAGCCGCTGGCCACTGCCGGAATACAGAAAGTCAAAGAGGGGCTCGAGCTTCCTGGCCGGGGAAATGGATTGGCTGGACGGTTTGGATGGTCAAAATGACATGGGCCTGGTCTTTGCCACCAGCATGCCAGACCACAGTATTCACCTGGTTTTGTGGAAGGAGCATGGCTGAAGCAAACCAGCAGGACTACGTGACGAACAAAACCACACAATTGGGCCAGCCAGCCATGAGCCAGCCAGAGGAGACTGTGCATGAACCAAAGCAGCTCACCTTAACAGATATCATCATGCAATGCACAATCATTTTGCCTTCATTTTTTCCCTCTCTGTCATTTTCTGACAATAGGCAGGGGAGTCGCAACCAGTTGCAGAGAAGAGGGGGTGTTTGTTTTCACTTTGTTTAAGCATAATGCATCATACAGCATGCGACTATCCCCCCACCTCTGGCTCATGTATTCTCATACATTTGAGCACATTTTTAACTATGATTTTactttccttctctcccaccccctttttttttggagaggggtGGAGGCAGAAGCGGGTTGGAAATGTATTCATAAGAAAGGATATTAGACACATCTCCTTCCCACACCCATATTTGTttatgaaaggaagaaaaagaaatgagggTGTTAATCACATACACACATCTTATTCACAGCCAGTGTGAAAGATCTGATGGCTCTGTAAAAGGGGACCATGCTGGTCAATTAATTTCTTTAGGGCCGGTGTTACTTTTTTATTTGCCATGCATGGAAGGGATGAACACTTGAGCCTGGAGAACTTACAAGTGTATGAATGTGGGTATTGAACCTGTGTGTGGTTTACTGGCTTCAACATCCAGGATTTCTGAAGTCAGGTATTCACTTGGGACTGTGATGGTGGTGTGGAGAAACTCGCAAACCTGAACTCCACCCTTGATATTATAGAAACAAGCCAGCAAGATCAAAAGCCAAATGGCTGCCTTAGGAGGGATGCTTTGTCTCATAAGGCAAATTCTTAGGTCAGGGATAAATTGAATTGTGCAGGCTGATGAGCTTTTGATCAAAGGACAGCTCATGTCATTAGAGGTTCAAGCAGCTGATATACCTCTTTTTAACCCTCTTTTTAAAGAGCTCTTGAAGCCCTTGCTTCTAGTGAGAAAAAGCAAGGGTGTTAACAAGGCCAGTGAGTAGATTGGAACAGCAGGCACAGCCACACTTTCCTCAAGAAGAGAGTGGGGAAAGATTGGAAGGAAGTTTTATAGCAGTGTGTGCCTGCAGTgctcatcagaggcagctacctCCACAGGCATTTTGAGGCTTCTTTTTCAATGATGACTCATTTTAAAAGCTGTCATTCTTTTAATCGTTTTATGGACAACATGTTACCCACACTTAAAGGGCAAAACTGAGTTTGCTCCAGACCCTTACAAATCCATTGCAAAACATAGCTGAATTGAGTTTGGAACTTTGAAAGTGGAGGTAAGGGTATGCAGCAGGGATGTGGTGATGGCCTTCCCATCTTCCTGTGCTTCTCGGAAGGGAGCTGGGGCAGAGGTGGTAAGTCTTCCAGCACGTGCTATAAAAGTTTACACaacaattttaattaaaaaaaaatctgcctgtTTTAATTATTGTCCCAATGTGAAGTTTTTGGAAATGAATGCATTTGTACTTCTTGGGCATCTGTGGCGCAGCTTCTCTCACTAGCAGCTGATAATGTATACTACCATACTGTGTAGAGCATCATCTGAGAATTTCTGCAAAGTAAGGTGCTGTGCAAGGCAGAGGAGCATAGCATACTAGTCTCAGTTTGTGTTTCCTAGGCTATTGGGATCCCAGGAGGAAGTGTAGAGCAAGCATGCAAAGCATAAATATCCAGTGACCCACCACCACCAACTTATATCAGATTTGGATAGAAGTTTTTCTGATccccatctcccccaccccagatcAAGTACaagatttctttaaaataaaatttaaaaagttagaaagcaaaagaaagactAAATAATAAAGCACCACAGTGCTGAAGGGACAGTTACCTGCAAtaaagccaaaggcccatctagtccaacatcccatTCTCACCGTGGGtgagtgctgtggtctaaaccactgagcctcttgggcttgccagtcggaagatcagcggttcaaatccgtgcaatgaagtgagctcccattgctctgccccagctcctgccaacctagcagttcgaaagcgcaccagtgcaagtagataaatgggtgccactgcagcaggaaagtgaacagcttttccatgcactctggcactcgtcatggtcctccgtgcaccagtcgcagtttagtcatgctggccacatgacgcatgaagctgtctgtggacaaacgccagctctcttggcctaaagagcgagatgagcaccgcaaccctatagtcacctttgactggacttaaccgcccaggggtcctttacctttacctctcacagtggccaaccagatgccccaatgggaagccaacAAGCAAGACAGGAATGCCACACAGTATTGTACATGCCACCCTAAGCTCCTTAGGAAGGACATAAAttgaatgaattaaataaataaataaataaataaaatctgttccagagtcaAGCATTATTTACCAGCATAAAGGCAATGTGTTTGGCGGGCCACCATCCCCTGGCTGACAGTATGAGACCACCTGTTCAGTAAAGAGTATTTGCTCTACACCGCAAaaggtggcatctccaggtaggcctggaggTGTCCCCTGCCTAATACTCTGGGATGAACTTCTGCCAGTTGGTATAAACCGTCAACTAGCTGGACCATTAGTCTGACTCAGAATAGGGCAGATTCTTGCATTTTGCACTGTTTAGGCCAGAGATGAgaggaacccttttcagcttgagggctgcattatcttctgggcaaccttctgagggacaCATGGCAGTGGTGAGCAGATCCAGAGATAAAAACATGCAGAGAAACAAATGCAGCTGTCACCTTTAGTATAGCACACATCTTCCATCCAGACAGTATTAGCAGGTgcttaaggacacattccaaccatgGAAAAGCACTCAACGCTGtaaaggtgtggcctggggaatgttccaagggccagacaggcctggagggccacatttgaccccctCCCACTCcaacctgaggttccccactgtgtgaagaagtgtgtCCTCCTGTGTCCTTCCCAtagtcagcttcattggatgtcccagagttctagtattatgggcAAGGAAGAAGAAATCTCTCCACTTTCTTCTCACCAGACACATTTTTATCCACTAGCTTTTCTCCTGACGCTCATAATTCTGCAAGCACACCACTGGATAGTTTAGATTGGGACATTTCTACAGTTACTTCTACCACTATCTTCCTATAACTGGTAACTTCTTCCTTGTTTCTACACATCTCTCACATGTGGTAAAAAGTCTCCCTCCAGATGCTGATTTTCCACATTTCCCAATATGTCAAGTACCACTGCATaccccaccccacttttcagTTTTCTCTATATTCAACTGTCACTGAGAATTGACATACAAAAATCAGTTCTCAGTAACTCTTAAGAACATGACATAAGTGGGAAAAACTCTGGCTTCAGATGTTTTAAGCTATGACTTCCATCATtccaggctgatgggagttgaactcCCAACAACATTAACAACCTTCAGAAGTGatacaataaagaaaaaaacctgttcTTGGGTGTCATGGTACAAGAGAGCATTCATGATGGGTTGAAAACAGCCTTATGTTTAATTGCAAACAAACAAGCCACATTATTACTACTTTCCATTTAATCTAGGGtttaactgtggaactcactgtcaCAGTATAAGGAGAAATGGAATCAGGCACACTTATTGAACATTAGTAACTTTTTATGGCAATAACATACCACAATagtaataatgaataaataataatacccccacagctgccattttgtgttatgccacacaccCCATAACACCCATTTGTGATTGACACCCACAGAAAACTTTCCAATTGTGCCAACAGGCCCCAAAAAGGCTGGGGACCCCTGAGTTATGTGATCCCTGAGGCCTCCCCACCCTTTGTGCCTCCCTTCATAACTTGACAACcaaagaagagcttgctggatcaggcaagtggcccatctagtccagcatccagttctcacagtggcgaactagatgcctgtaggaaacccacacgcaggattcgaacacaagagcactctcctgccctgtggtttccagcaacgtattcagaagtattgctgcttCCTGACTGggcaggcagagcatagccatcatttcTTGCATCAAACAAgaccctcttccaactctatggtacCAAATAAGATGTCAGCCCCACCTTAATGATGTTAAGATTGCAATCTTAACAAGGAGTGCTAAACATAGGTCAACCATGCACCTCAAAAGCAGAATTCAAAAGCCATACAACGTGGTAGTTGTATGATATGCAATTCAGAGAGCCCACTGAACTTCATTCAGCTTTAGGAAATCCTCTCTTGGTTTTCTTATTTCTTGCagcaactgcaaaaaaaaatgcCACATTGCTTGGCTATAATCTTCATCCTGAAGTTCTCACTTCTCTGGCTAACAGGAAATTTAAAAGAAACCATCAGTCCTTAGGACAGAACTAGAATGGAAGGTACAGTATCTATATGAGTAGGACCGCAGTCCCTAACAGACTTGCTAGGCAGTAAGCCACCTTAAACACAATGACtcttatttccaaataaacacaAGTAGGATTGCAaaaggagagcacaaggagaaggggacgacagaggatgagatggttggacagtgttctcaaagctaccagcatgagtttgaccaaactgtgggaggcagtggaagacgggagtgcctggcgtgctctggtccatggggtcacgaagagtcggacacgactaaacggctaaacaacaacaaggattgcGCTGAAAGTATTTTCATCAACTGCATTACAAAAAGGCAGACTGCAGTTAATATGTGGCTTGGGGCTGGTTGAGGCCAATGGGACCTGtggcaaaaaacatctggagggcatcaggttggagaaAGCTGGTAGCAGGGGCaaaggggggaggcagggaagcCATAGCCCCAGGTGCACAATTTTGAGGGGGTGCAAAACAGGTGCCTCCACGCAGGAATCCCTGCCCCCCCGCCTGTCACCCGGAAACTCTGGGCCTCGGAGCCTGGCCTGGCCTCACTGCCACATCTCTAGCCCCCTCCTGGGGGGGGTCGCATGCCAAAGGCCACGTTGGCCGGCTGGGCTTCCCCCTGCACAGGTGGGCAGGGGGCACAGTGCCGCCTCGTGAACCCTCCATGCCATGCgcatgtccctgctcctgcccgaTGCAAGGTTTCAAGGGGAAACTGAAACTGATGGTCATAAATAtgcattaatttccatgggtcgACTCTGACCAGAACACAGCTGGATACAGTGTGTAATGTTGAGCTGAGGAAGTCTGTGGTAGTACAGAACCACATTACTGGGTCCAGAAAGCAGCTGCCTCGGAATCTCTGCTGTTGTTTGTTTGAGAAGAAATAGGTTTCTAGCCCCCAGTAGTTTAAAGGATTTGCATGGGAGGGGGTGTGGAGGTGTAGGCAATGCCTACCAAAATAGTCAGGGGAGCAGCGGATTAAGATGCTCAGTAGGTCTTGACACAAGGTTCCGGAATAGTATCATGCTACTTCCTTAACAGGTCAAACTAGAATAAATTATGTAATGAATATAATATCAAACCTGCAAATCTACTCAATTTGCAGGTGACAATTTTTCTACAACTATATATTATGCTGATTGTAGAACTCATCTAAGTGGTAAAGAGTTCACATCacctttttctttgtgtgttagatgtattattctttatttttccATCATTCAGCCTGTGCATGCCATTTCTTGTGTAGCCAAGGTTTTCACACATATAAAAGTAGGAGATAGCAGCTCATTTGGGAGAACCACAAGGACTGTGTACTCATGGACCATGGAATACTGGGAAGATGGACAGAATGGAATAACCTAGAAAAGGGCACGATCAGCTGGAATTTTGAACAGAAGCATTCTGCAATTATATATATGATATGCACATATGACACTGATACTTATATTTATATCTGATATATTTATATACAGACTACACACAGTACTGGATGAGTTAAACAGACCCTTCATCAAGGATGGGTCGTATTCAACTAAGTTGCACTtggaggagacccattgaaattaatggatctcaCTTTGTCATGTTCATTCTTtacaatgggtctattctgagcagAACTAAAAGTGAATATAACCCTAATCCTTAAAATTGTTGCTAGGAGCTCAGTGCAAAAAGGATGGTGCCTTTGATGGCTACCCTTGATTTTGGTCCATGACCTCAGAAAAATCTTGCTGCTATCATAGATGGGATGTTGACACAGACGGACCACTGGGTCTCTGACCCATCATTTCCCATATCTAGTGCACTTTTGCAATGCATGACAAATCATGCCATCACTTTTTTTTGTAGCTCCATGAATCACGTTCTCAAGAAAGTCAAGAACAAACATGTTCCTTTTGAATTCATGGTACTCCTCTCTTGAACATGCATTGGAAATTCATCCTGTACAACTTGCTCCCAAATACTTTTTGGATGAACCTCCAAAGGGAAATATCAGTAATGTTTCCTGTGTTTACTACTTCACCACTTCAAATGGTATCTTCTGTAGCACTTTGTTAACTCTACCTATTAGTGATGTGCTATATCTCCAGAGTATTGTGTCGTTGATCAGGGATTCCCTGGGCAAATCCGGTTGTAAAGGAGACCGACAGTGGAAGACAATTGCAACATCTGCAGGGACTTCCACACTGCCTCCGATCCCCTGAAGGACAGAGTGAACAGATGTCTGAACCACTTTCCTCGGATCAACAATCATTTTCCTTGGGTTTATGATCTCTTTCTTGTTTGGTTCTCGGAGGACATGCTGCAGGATGTTGACTCCAGGTACCATATTCCAAGAATGTGGAACATGAACAGGGGGGGAGGTGAAGACATTATTTGGGAAAATGTGGTTCTCAAAGAGGAAGATACCAATCTCCGGATTTTGTTTCTCAAGGTTTTGCATCAAGGTTTTCCAATCCATATGTTGAACGGGAAGAATAATTTCATCAATGTCATTCAGCAGAACGTACCTGCTCCTGTACATATTCCGGTAGACACAGTCATTCAGAGCAGCGATTTGTCCATAGTAGCCAATTTTGGTCCCATCATTCGTGAAATGCCATTCATTAGAAACACTGAGATAGGATGTGATTGGCCAGGGCACCACCTCCACAGTACCTTCCACCACATAGAATTGAAGGACTTTCTCCATCAACTGGCTGCAGCTGTTCTTATAGATCACCACCTTCTGCACTCCAAGGAATTTATACATTTCCATGCTCTGCACGAATTGGAGGATGTTGTTATAGTCTCCAAACATGGTGGAGATGCACACTGTGAAGTCCACCAGAGTCCTTTGTCGCTGGcgattttttatttcaaaccgtGGTGACATGCCACTGTCAGATCCTTCGCCAGATGACTGCAATGCCATGTAACGAGGCTCACAGTGTGAGGGTTCCAAACAAATCAAGTCTGTGACCACATATGGAAATCCAAAACGATCCAAGTGGAACTCTATTGAAGCCTTAGAGATAAAGGCCACATCATCAGCTGGGCAACAAAACCAGCAATAGTGGTCCTTAACTTCCTTGTGATGTACAATCCCAATCACCCGAGTCTGCTTTTCCACCCTGTCATCGAAGTATGGAGTGATGATAAAAGATCTGTTGTCACTCAAAGCAGAGATTGAGTTATTGGTGACCCATCCTTTGCAGAggtctttttctttctgtgtaaCAAGTTTGGGTAGTAAAGAGTATTTCTGTATCCGGTAGTAGGAAAGTGTTAGTATAGAGGCAAGAGCCACCAGACATACCCCTGTAGCTAAAAAAGTTCTTCTTCGAAAACGGAACATCATTTCCAGCTTGAGATCCACACCAgcatctgttccactgctgagccTGCAACAGAGAGAAGGTTGttgaagttttttaatgttacaTAAAATAGTAATTTCATTGTATTTTAAGTTACTGTGAAAAATCTATGAACACATGATGAGAGCTTGTATTTTTCCATTGCAATATATTCCATGGGCCAGAATTGTGACTGGCCATGGATCTTTGGATAGAATTTCATAATGTTTATTTAGGTTTATGAAGTAGCCCATTCGGAGTCACAGAGTTGTTGCAAGCTGACACAGATCTTCTCTGGGTGTTGCCGAAGATGCAAGCAAGCAGGAAACAGAACGGGAcaaagttcatttatttttagCTGGAAAACCTGGTTTGAGATGTTCTAGAGACTTATACTGGGACCAGTGCATGTAAGAAGGGAAATGTATAACTGATACAATGTATCAATTACTGTTTTCATAACATTTAAATCAAGTTTCTGAAGTAAAGCTTTAAAACTTAATTATTGTGATGGAATTTTTTTTCTATACAAGAGACCAGAACAGGGAGAAATATGCAAATATGAATAATTCACTGCAGATATGACTAATTCACAAAGGTGAGGCAGGGAAATCTGTTTGTGGTTATTGACACAGCTCCATTTAATTTCATACTACAACAAAAGGCATCAAACAGTCTGacagtaaataaatatattgccAATTCTTAAATACAGGTATGTCAAAACATGCATTCTTCAAATACAGTGTCCTATATGCAACAAGAATATATGCTACATCATCTGCATAGCTAGGTGTATATGAATTGAGCTcagtatttaaaaaaatacttctaaagctctatagcaggggtggagaacctgaaGCCTAGAGGCTGAATGCAgacctccaagcctctctgtttGTCCTTTAAGATTCTCACcatcttttatcttttttttttttttttttttttgctgctgagcAGGAATACCAGATGGATGGTTGGGAAGGCTTCTCCTGTGGCAGAGCTGGGGGTGAGGTTTTTTAGGGGTGGGTAGGCCAgacacctagacagcatcttaaaaagcaggtccgtatagttaaagccatggttttcccagtagtgatgtatggaagtgagagctggaccataaagaaggctgatcaccgaagaattgatgcttttgaattatggtgctggaggagactcttgagagtcccatggactgcaagaagatcaaacctctccattctgaaggaaatcggccctgagtgctcactggaaggacagatcgtgaagctgagactccaatactttggccacctcatgagaagagaagactccctggaaaagaccctgatgttccgaaagatggagggcacaaggagaagggggcgacagaggacgagatggttggacagtgttctcgaagctaccagcatgagtttgaacaaactgcgggaggcagtggaatacaggaatgcctggcatgctctggtccagggggtcacgaagagtcgactaaacgactaaacaacaacaacaaaaggccagACACCCATAAAAGGTGTACTGAGGTATGGAATTATTGACTAACTCCTCAGATTGTCAGCTATCCCTTGAGTTTTTCTTCAGTAAGTGATCACAATGCTTACAGAGCAAGACTGTGTCCAGCCAATGGAAAGCCTATGGTCTCAATAACTACCCAGGGGTTATATTTATCCCAGATCCCTTCATTCCAGGCTGCCAGCATCACTGGGTGAAGCAGTGCCTGAAGACGTACACCCAGAAGCCTAATGTGTGCAATTTGGATATGCGCTTGTCTTCTACGGAGACTGCTGATCTGTGGGGGGAAAGTCAGCATCAGCTGCAAAACAAAAGTTCCAGCAAATGGGCCTCAAAAACTTTACTGGAAAAGCTTTGCTGGGTGACTTTGTCTCACCATTATAAATGGAATACAAATAAATATTCAGCCAACCACTACACCCCCTTTCCATCTGACTTGGCTTTCCTCTCGGAGCAAGGCGCTAAAGCTTgtggttttccacatttccaaggGGAAGCAGGGATTCTGAACTACCATCACTTCGATTCATCTCTGGGAATTCATGTGGATGAGTCCAAATTGGACTGTTTTCAGCCACTTCTATCATTCAGTTTtggacaatcatccatatttttgttaggggggctgAAACAAGATGAAGCCCCTGTGGCTATGTTCATGCACAGCGGGGACATGATGATCATGTCCAGCTACAGCTGCCTGCTGTACCACGTATGCCCCAGGATTCTGCCCAACCTGGATGGGAAGCCCTTGCCTTCTTGTCTGGAGCTGCCTCTCTCAGCTGACCTTCCTGAAGACTCTGTTATGGAGCCCTGCTCTCAAGAGGACAAGCAGGTCTGTGACAAATATCTGCAAGCATCCCATATCAACATGATTGTCAGGCAGGTACCAGCTGAAGGTCAGAGCTTCCCAAGTGAAGCCAGGACAGAGAGAGACTTGGATGTTTCCTCCCTAGGCTCTTATCATGAGGagcacagcaaaataaaaaagcacaagtCTGGTAAAGACAGCTGAAACCTGCAGTTTCCCCTTCCTTCAACATAGACTGTGTTGGTAACAACCCGGGAGCAGCCTGGCCATATGGAGCAGCAACTAAAACAGCAACATACTAATTGGATGTATAACAAAATGTTTTGAACTTTGTGGGCAGAGTACATGGCTTGGGCCAAAAGACCACTTGTGTTGTGTTTTCTCCCAAGGTCACACAACCAAAGAATGCCACTCCGGTGCTTTGGTTAACACTGTCTGAATATAATATACATTCCTTGGGGAAAGAAAAGATTCTCATCATATCACACCCACTCCCCTGCCACACTCCCTATTGACCCTGCTTCACAGTGTCCTTGAATGTCTTTGCCAGGCTCAAATGTGTACTGGAAACTCTGGCAATGCCTCTTACTAGACTGAGTGGAGAGGAATGGGTGAGTGTGAAGATGTTAGCCTGTTATACAAAGGCAACATTTACATCAATTGCTCCActtgcttttgcttctggctctgcccaccactgtCACGTGGCCCCCGGAAGGCTGCCCAgtaggaaatgtggccctt includes the following:
- the LOC128406498 gene encoding uncharacterized protein LOC128406498, with protein sequence MMFRFRRRTFLATGVCLVALASILTLSYYRIQKYSLLPKLVTQKEKDLCKGWVTNNSISALSDNRSFIITPYFDDRVEKQTRVIGIVHHKEVKDHYCWFCCPADDVAFISKASIEFHLDRFGFPYVVTDLICLEPSHCEPRYMALQSSGEGSDSGMSPRFEIKNRQRQRTLVDFTVCISTMFGDYNNILQFVQSMEMYKFLGVQKVVIYKNSCSQLMEKVLQFYVVEGTVEVVPWPITSYLSVSNEWHFTNDGTKIGYYGQIAALNDCVYRNMYRSRYVLLNDIDEIILPVQHMDWKTLMQNLEKQNPEIGIFLFENHIFPNNVFTSPPVHVPHSWNMVPGVNILQHVLREPNKKEIINPRKMIVDPRKVVQTSVHSVLQGIGGSVEVPADVAIVFHCRSPLQPDLPRESLINDTILWRYSTSLIGRVNKVLQKIPFEVVK